From a single Prionailurus bengalensis isolate Pbe53 chromosome A1, Fcat_Pben_1.1_paternal_pri, whole genome shotgun sequence genomic region:
- the CSF1R gene encoding macrophage colony-stimulating factor 1 receptor → MPSGPGHYGASAETPGPCPPLCPASSCCLPTEAMGPRALLVLLVATAWHAQGVPVIQPSGPELVVEPGTTVTLRCVGNGSVEWDGPISPHWNLDLDPPSSILTTNNATFQNTGTYHCTEPGNPQGGNATIHLYVKDPARPWKVLAQEVTVLEGQDALLPCLLTDPALEAGVSLVRVRGRPVLRQTNYSFSPWHGFTIHKAKFIENHVYQCSARVDGRAVTSMGIWLKVQKDISGPATLTLEPTELVRIQGEAAQIVCSASNIDVNFDVSLRHGDTKLTISQQSDFHDNRYQKVLTLNLDHVSFQDAGNYSCTATNAWGNHSASMVFRVVESAYLNLTSEQSLLQEVTVGEKVDLQVKVEAYPGLESFNWTYLGPFSDYQDKLDFVTVKDTYRYTSTLSLPRLKRSEAGRYSFLARNAGGQNALTFELTLRYPPEVRVTMTLINGSDTLLCEASGYPQPSVTWVQCRSHTDRCDESAGLVLEDSHSEVLSQVPFHEVIVHSLLAIGTLEHNRTYECRAFNSVGNSSQTFWPISIGAHTQLPDELLFTPVLLTCMSIMALLLLLLLLLLYKYKQKPKYQVRWKIIESYEGNSYTFIDPTQLPYNEKWEFPRNNLQFGKTLGAGAFGKVVEATAFGLGKEDAVLKVAVKMLKSTAHADEKEALMSELKIMSHLGQHENIVNLLGACTHGGPVLVITEYCCYGDLLNFLRRQAEAMLGPSLSVGQDPEAGAGYKNIHLEKKYVRRDSGFSSQGVDTYVEMRPVSTSSSNDSFSEEDLGKEDGRPLELRDLLHFSSQVAQGMAFLASKNCIHRDVAARNVLLTSGRVAKIGDFGLARDIMNDSNYIVKGNARLPVKWMAPESIFDCVYTVQSDVWSYGILLWEIFSLGLNPYPGILVNSKFYKLVKDGYQMAQPAFAPKNIYSIMQACWALEPTRRPTFQQICSLLQKQAQEDRRVPNYTNLPSSSSSSSSSSSSSSCRTGSGGGSSSEPEEESSSEHLACCEQGDIAQPLLQPNNYQFC, encoded by the exons ctcaAGGGGTCCCAGTGATACAGCCCAGCGGCCCTGAGCTGGTCGTGGAGCCAGGCACAACAGTGACCCTGCGATGTGTGGGCAACGGCAGCGTGGAATGGGACGGCCCCATCTCCCCGCACTGGAACCTGGACCTCGATCCCCCCAGCAGCATCCTGACCACGAATAATGCCACCTTCCAAAACACGGGGACTTATCACTGCACTGAGCCTGGAAACCCCCAGGGGGGCAATGCCACCATCCACCTCTATGTCAAAG ACCCTGCTCGGCCTTGGAAGGTGCTGGCCCAGGAAGTGACGGTGTTGGAAGGTCAGGATGCGTTGCTGCCCTGCCTGCTTACTGACCCAGCGTTGGAGGCAGGCGTCTCGCTGGTGCGGGTGCGTGGCCGGCCCGTCTTGCGCCAAACCAACTATTCCTTCTCGCCCTGGCATGGCTTCACCATCCACAAGGCCAAGTTCATTGAGAATCACGTCTACCAATGCAGTGCGCGAGTAGACGGCAGGGCGGTGACATCGATGGGCATCTGGCTTAAAGTGCAGAAAG ACATCTCCGGGCCTGCAACCTTGACGCTGGAGCCTACAGAGCTGGTGCGGATTCAAGGAGAGGCTGCCCAGATCGTGTGCTCAGCCAGCAACATTGATGTTAACTTTGACGTCTCCCTCCGTCATGGAGACACCAAG CTCACAATCTCTCAACAATCCGACTTCCATGACAACCGTTACCAAAAAGTCCTGACCCTCAACCTCGATCACGTGAGCTTCCAAGATGCTGGCAACTACTCCTGCACGGCCACCAACGCCTGGGGCAACCACTCCGCCTCCATGGTCTTCCGGGTGGTAG AGAGTGCCTACTTGAACTTGACCTCTGAGCAGAGTCTCCTCCAGGAGGTGACTGTGGGTGAGAAGGTTGATCTCCAAGTCAAGGTGGAGGCCTACCCAGGCCTAGAAAGTTTTAACTGGACCTATCTGGGACCCTTCTCTGACTACCAGGACAAGCTCGATTTTGTCACCGTCAAGGACACATACAG GTACACCTCGACCCTCTCCCTGCCTCGCCTGAAGCGCTCAGAGGCCGGTCGCTACTCCTTCTTGGCCCGAAACGCTGGAGGCCAGAATGCCCTGACCTTTGAGCTCACCCTGCGAT aCCCCCCGGAGGTAAGGGTCACGATGACCCTCATCAATGGCTCTGACACACTACTCTGTGAAGCCTCCGGGTACCCCCAGCCCAGTGTGACGTGGGTGCAGTGCAGGAGCCACACCGATAG GTGTGATGAGTCTGCAGGGCTGGTCCTAGAGGACTCACACTCTGAGGTCCTGAGCCAAGTGCCCTTCCACGAGGTGATCGTCCATAGCCTGCTGGCCATCGGGACCTTGGAACACAACAGGACATATGAGTGTAGAGCCTTCAACAGCGTGGGGAACAGCTCCCAGACCTTCTGGCCCATCTCTATAG GAGCCCACACGCAGCTCCCCGACGAGCTGCTCTTCACGCCCGTGCTGCTCACTTGCATGTCCATCATGGccttgttgctgctgctgctcttgCTGCTTTTGTACAAGTATAAGCAG AAGCCCAAGTACCAGGTGCGCTGGAAGATCATCGAGAGCTACGAGGGCAACAGCTACACCTTCATCGACCCCACCCAGCTGCCCTACAATGAGAAGTGGGAGTTCCCCCGAAACAACCTGCAGTTTG gtaAGACTCTTGGAGCCGGTGCCTTCGGGAAGGTGGTAGAGGCCACAGCCTTTGGTCTGGGCAAGGAAGATGCCGTCCTGAAGGTGGCTGTGAAGATGCTGAAgt CCACTGCTCATGCAGATGAGAAGGAGGCCCTCATGTCAGAACTGAAGATCATGAGTCACCTGGGCCAACACGAGAACATAGTCAACCTTCTGGGAGCCTGTACCCACGGAG GCCCTGTTCTGGTCATCACTGAGTACTGTTGCTACGGCGACCTGCTCAACTTCCTGCGAAGGCAGGCTGAGGCCATGCTGGGCCCCAGCCTGAGTGTGGGCCAGGACCCCGAGGCGGGCGCTGGCTACAAGAACATCCACCTGGAGAAGAAATATGTTCGCAG AGACAGCGGTTTCTCCAGTCAGGGTGTAGACACCTATGTGGAGATGAGGCCTGTCTCCACTTCTTCTTCAAATGACTCCTTCTCTGAAGAAG ACCTGGGCAAGGAGGACGGGAGGCCACTGGAGCTACGGGACCTGCTCCACTTCTCGAGCCAGGTGGCCCAGGGGATGGCCTTCCTTGCCTCTAAGAAC TGCATCCACCGGGACGTGGCAGCCCGAAACGTCCTGCTGACCAGTGGGCGTGTGGCCAAGATTGGGGACTTCGGGCTGGCTAGGGACATCATGAATGACTCCAACTACATCGTCAAGGGCAAT GCCCGCCTGCCTGTGAAGTGGATGGCTCCGGAGAGCATCTTCGACTGTGTCTACACGGTTCAGAGCGACGTCTGGTCCTATGGCATCTTGCTCTGGGAAATCTTCTCACTCG GGCTGAACCCCTACCCTGGCATCCTGGTGAACAGCAAGTTCTACAAACTGGTGAAGGATGGATACCAAATGGCCCAGCCTGCATTCGCCCCAAAGAACAT ATATAGCATCATGCAGGCCTGCTGGGCCCTGGAGCCCACCCGCAGACCCACGTTCCAGCAGATCTGCTCCCTCCTCCAGAAGCAGGCTCAAGAGGACAGGAGAGTGCCG AACTACACCAACTTgccaagcagcagcagcagcagcagcagcagcagcagcagcagcagctgccgCACTGGCAGTGGCGGTGGCAGCAGTAGTGAGCCCGAGGAGGAGAGCTCTAGCGAGCACCTGGCCTGCTGTGAGCAGGGGGATATCGCCCAGCCCCTGCTGCAGCCCAACAACTACCAGTTCTGCTGA